One part of the Candidatus Poribacteria bacterium genome encodes these proteins:
- a CDS encoding LamG domain-containing protein — protein TYDGKVQKSYFNGKVVSETDWSGKFTIFAAPTGAIVLGKDNEADIQYLNGFIDEFAFYTRALSEDEIKADMNNGVLFAVDPTEKLSTTWAAIKAEY, from the coding sequence GTACGTATGACGGCAAAGTTCAGAAGTCTTATTTTAACGGTAAAGTCGTCAGTGAAACGGATTGGAGCGGTAAATTCACAATCTTCGCTGCGCCTACGGGTGCCATCGTTCTCGGTAAGGACAACGAGGCAGACATTCAATACCTGAATGGGTTTATCGATGAGTTCGCCTTCTATACACGCGCCTTGAGTGAGGATGAGATTAAAGCCGATATGAACAACGGTGTTTTATTTGCTGTCGATCCTACGGAAAAATTGAGCACTACGTGGGCGGCAATTAAGGCTGAGTATTAG